A genomic region of Alistipes megaguti contains the following coding sequences:
- a CDS encoding M13 family metallopeptidase gives MKRIILLAATVACMAACQNNNSNKVPAIDLNNFDLSIAPNADFYQYATGGWQKNNPLKPEFSRYGSFDVLRENNEKRINELFQAMAKTEAVKGSVEQKISDLYKMGLDSVRLNAEGAAPLASDLQMVEGLTDRAQLPDLLARIHMALGNPFFGIGVMADLMDSNVNTLYVGQSGISMGDRDYYVAPENAKIKEAYKAYLVKLFTLCGYEAEAAATAAADALEIEDSLAEVFFSNVEQRDIPAQYNPMTREEFARTYDALDWDVYFKGMGLEQVDRLIVEQKRVMARVNEMLKTLPLEKIRHYLAAQIINGGASSLSDDFQTASFEFYGRTMSGQQEQKPRWKRAMSVPNGLLGEAVGEMYVAKYFPEKDKQRMTQLVKNLQTSLSQHIAALDWMSDATKAKAQEKLAAFTVKIGYPDKWKDYSTLEIDPAKSYYENLRDASIWATKDNLSKYGKPVDRTEWGMTPQTVNAYYNPTTNEICFPAAILQPPFYNPDADDAVNYGAIGVVIGHEMTHGFDDQGRQFDKDGNMNNWWSEEDSEAFKAKTEVLVKQFDAIEVLPAKDGQPALHANGALCLGENIADQGGLRVAWTAYQNSLEGKGHPAPIDGFTDAQRFYLAYATLWAQNIRDEEIARLTKLDVHSLGKWRVDATLRNIQDFYDAFNITDGAMFLPEEERVIIW, from the coding sequence ATGAAACGTATCATTCTTTTAGCAGCAACCGTCGCCTGTATGGCAGCCTGTCAAAACAATAACAGCAACAAGGTTCCGGCCATCGACCTCAACAACTTCGACCTGTCGATAGCCCCGAACGCCGACTTCTACCAGTATGCCACGGGCGGCTGGCAGAAGAACAACCCGCTCAAACCCGAATTCTCGCGCTACGGATCGTTCGACGTCCTGCGCGAGAACAACGAAAAACGCATCAACGAGCTCTTCCAGGCCATGGCCAAGACCGAGGCCGTGAAGGGGAGTGTCGAGCAGAAGATCTCGGACCTCTACAAGATGGGGCTCGACTCCGTGCGTCTGAACGCCGAAGGGGCCGCACCGCTGGCCTCCGACCTGCAGATGGTCGAGGGTCTGACCGACCGCGCCCAGCTTCCTGACCTGCTGGCCCGGATCCACATGGCACTGGGCAATCCCTTCTTCGGCATCGGCGTGATGGCCGACCTGATGGACAGCAACGTCAATACGCTCTACGTCGGCCAGTCGGGCATCTCGATGGGCGACCGCGACTACTACGTGGCCCCGGAGAACGCCAAGATCAAGGAGGCCTACAAGGCCTATCTGGTCAAACTCTTCACGCTGTGCGGCTATGAGGCCGAGGCAGCCGCCACGGCCGCAGCCGATGCGCTGGAGATCGAGGATTCGCTGGCCGAAGTCTTCTTCTCGAACGTCGAGCAGCGCGACATCCCGGCGCAGTACAACCCGATGACGCGCGAGGAGTTCGCACGGACATACGACGCGCTGGACTGGGACGTCTACTTCAAGGGCATGGGTCTGGAGCAGGTCGACCGGCTGATCGTGGAGCAGAAGCGCGTCATGGCGCGCGTCAACGAGATGCTCAAGACGCTTCCGCTCGAAAAGATCCGCCACTACCTGGCCGCGCAGATCATCAACGGCGGCGCCTCGTCGCTGAGCGACGACTTCCAGACCGCCTCGTTCGAGTTCTACGGCCGCACGATGTCGGGCCAGCAGGAGCAGAAACCCCGCTGGAAACGCGCCATGTCGGTGCCCAACGGACTGCTGGGCGAGGCCGTGGGCGAGATGTACGTGGCCAAGTACTTCCCCGAGAAGGACAAGCAGCGCATGACGCAGCTGGTGAAGAACCTGCAGACGTCGCTCTCGCAGCACATCGCCGCCCTGGACTGGATGTCGGACGCCACGAAGGCCAAGGCGCAGGAGAAACTGGCCGCCTTCACCGTGAAGATCGGCTACCCGGACAAGTGGAAGGACTACTCGACGCTCGAGATCGACCCCGCGAAGAGCTACTACGAGAACCTGCGTGACGCCAGCATCTGGGCCACGAAGGACAACCTCTCGAAATACGGCAAGCCGGTGGATCGCACCGAGTGGGGCATGACGCCGCAGACCGTAAACGCCTACTACAACCCGACGACCAACGAGATCTGCTTCCCGGCCGCCATTCTGCAGCCGCCGTTCTACAACCCGGATGCCGACGATGCCGTCAACTACGGAGCCATCGGCGTGGTGATCGGCCACGAGATGACCCACGGATTCGACGATCAGGGCCGTCAGTTCGACAAGGACGGCAACATGAACAACTGGTGGAGCGAGGAGGATTCCGAAGCCTTCAAGGCCAAGACGGAGGTGCTGGTCAAGCAGTTCGACGCCATCGAGGTGCTTCCGGCCAAGGACGGACAGCCGGCGCTGCATGCCAACGGAGCCCTCTGCCTGGGAGAGAACATCGCCGATCAGGGGGGTCTGCGCGTGGCCTGGACGGCCTACCAGAACTCGCTCGAGGGCAAGGGACATCCGGCCCCGATCGACGGCTTCACCGATGCCCAGCGCTTCTACCTGGCCTACGCCACGCTCTGGGCCCAGAACATCCGCGATGAGGAGATCGCGCGTCTGACCAAACTCGACGTACACTCGCTGGGCAAGTGGCGTGTCGATGCCACGCTGCGCAATATCCAGGACTTCTACGACGCCTTCAACATCACCGACGGGGCGATGTTCCTGCCCGAGGAGGAGCGCGTGATCATCTGGTAA
- a CDS encoding patatin-like phospholipase family protein: MLRKIGSFVALLLLLGLRAEARGGVGVVMSGGGAKGLYHIGVLEALEQNGIPIDYVAGTSMGSIIAAMYAAGYAPAEMRAIVSSGVVKEWVSGRIDPNRYMSYYRQLGSNPSFFLNVRVNLGNPAGERLQFPTSLISSTQIDLALIDLFAPATAASGGDFDRLMVPFRCVASDMNHRRPVVMRSGDLGGAVRSSMSIPLVFKPMEIDSMLLYDGGIYDNFPWRPLDEEFHPDLIIGSICTGGNTPPSAENSILDQAFMLAMQETDYTLPEERSVTIRRAVEVSMLDFDQAEMIMDLGYLDAMAAMPQLLEKVAERRDSSWYAQRREAFRKRSPELVFDNYRIEGLQHDQREYIRDFLHMDRRTPGVQRPMGFSELRDNLFEILADGNLTMDFPTVAYDSLSGRYSFATRLHTRPSFKITIGGNVSSTAFNQAYIGMSYRWIGRVSQQLGAELYLGPLYTWGSLGGRTDFYAIEPLFIDYAYNFSVSNFRHGYFGNISRINNAEQVKSSESFFSVGVGMPLTHRSVFTLRFNGGHVNYRYDAEDLFADDTDLSRFVFYGLRAGLARNTLDKFLYPRRGSELYLSAIYVNGRDKFKPWDAEVFMSRERRQWFGGRFTWNKFFDMPQSGWFSFGVNVDAVYTNQPAFSTQSATLMAMPEYAPVSHARMIFMPDFRSDRFVAGGVMPTFDLMPDFFFRTGFYTMFRRKRDFNPLGVPDERWHYIAEASLVYHSPIGPVSLSLTKYDLKSWKNMYLTFNFGYAIFAPKGTFY; this comes from the coding sequence ATGTTGCGTAAAATAGGCTCATTTGTGGCGTTGCTGCTGCTCCTGGGGCTTCGTGCCGAGGCCCGGGGCGGCGTCGGAGTGGTGATGAGCGGAGGCGGTGCCAAGGGCCTTTACCACATCGGCGTACTGGAGGCTCTCGAGCAGAACGGCATCCCGATCGACTACGTGGCCGGGACCTCCATGGGGTCGATCATCGCCGCCATGTACGCTGCCGGGTACGCCCCTGCCGAGATGAGGGCCATCGTCAGTTCGGGCGTGGTCAAGGAGTGGGTCTCGGGACGCATCGATCCCAACCGCTACATGAGTTATTACCGGCAGTTGGGCAGCAACCCCTCGTTTTTTCTGAACGTGCGCGTGAATCTCGGCAATCCGGCCGGCGAACGGCTCCAGTTCCCGACCAGTCTCATCTCCTCGACACAGATCGACCTGGCGCTGATCGATCTCTTTGCCCCGGCCACGGCCGCTTCGGGAGGCGATTTCGACCGCCTGATGGTGCCGTTCCGCTGCGTGGCCAGCGACATGAACCACCGCCGGCCGGTGGTCATGCGCAGCGGCGATCTGGGAGGGGCCGTCCGTTCGTCGATGTCCATTCCGCTGGTCTTCAAGCCCATGGAGATTGATTCGATGCTGCTCTACGACGGCGGTATCTACGACAACTTCCCCTGGCGGCCCCTCGACGAGGAGTTTCATCCCGATCTGATCATCGGATCGATCTGCACCGGCGGAAATACCCCGCCCAGCGCGGAGAACAGCATCCTCGATCAGGCCTTCATGCTCGCCATGCAGGAGACCGACTATACGCTGCCCGAGGAGCGGAGCGTCACGATTCGGCGTGCCGTGGAGGTTTCGATGCTTGATTTTGACCAGGCCGAGATGATCATGGACCTCGGCTACCTGGATGCCATGGCCGCCATGCCGCAACTGCTCGAAAAGGTTGCCGAACGCCGCGATTCGAGCTGGTATGCCCAACGCCGCGAGGCCTTCCGCAAACGGTCGCCCGAACTGGTCTTCGACAACTACCGCATCGAAGGTTTGCAGCATGATCAGCGCGAATACATCCGTGATTTCCTCCACATGGACCGTCGTACGCCCGGCGTGCAGCGTCCCATGGGTTTCTCCGAGTTGCGCGACAACCTCTTCGAGATTCTGGCCGACGGAAACCTTACGATGGATTTCCCCACGGTCGCCTATGATTCGCTCTCGGGGCGCTACTCCTTTGCCACACGGCTCCACACACGACCCAGCTTCAAGATCACCATCGGCGGAAACGTCTCCTCGACGGCCTTCAACCAGGCCTACATCGGCATGAGTTACCGCTGGATCGGGCGTGTCTCGCAGCAGTTGGGGGCCGAACTCTACCTCGGACCCCTCTACACGTGGGGCTCGCTTGGCGGCCGGACCGATTTCTACGCCATCGAACCGCTCTTCATCGACTACGCCTACAACTTCTCGGTAAGCAACTTCCGCCATGGTTACTTCGGCAATATCTCGCGCATCAACAATGCCGAACAGGTCAAGAGCAGCGAGAGCTTCTTCTCCGTGGGGGTCGGAATGCCGCTCACCCACCGCAGCGTCTTTACCCTGCGCTTCAACGGCGGACACGTCAACTACCGCTACGATGCGGAGGATCTCTTTGCCGACGACACCGATCTGTCGCGTTTCGTCTTCTACGGTCTGCGCGCCGGGCTGGCCCGCAATACGCTCGACAAGTTCCTCTATCCGCGCCGCGGGTCGGAGCTCTACCTCTCGGCCATCTATGTCAACGGTCGCGACAAGTTCAAACCCTGGGATGCCGAGGTCTTCATGTCGCGTGAGCGGAGGCAGTGGTTCGGCGGGCGTTTCACCTGGAACAAGTTCTTCGACATGCCCCAGAGCGGCTGGTTCTCCTTCGGGGTCAACGTCGATGCCGTCTACACCAACCAGCCCGCCTTCTCGACCCAGAGCGCCACGCTGATGGCCATGCCCGAGTATGCACCGGTCTCCCATGCGCGGATGATCTTCATGCCCGACTTCCGTTCGGACCGTTTCGTGGCCGGGGGCGTCATGCCCACCTTCGATCTGATGCCCGACTTCTTCTTCCGCACGGGTTTCTACACGATGTTCCGCCGCAAGCGCGACTTCAATCCGTTGGGCGTTCCCGACGAACGCTGGCACTACATTGCCGAGGCGTCGCTGGTCTACCATTCGCCGATTGGGCCCGTCAGTCTCTCGCTGACGAAATACGATCTGAAGAGCTGGAAGAACATGTATCTGACCTTCAACTTCGGATACGCCATTTTCGCTCCCAAGGGCACCTTTTATTGA